The Pseudanabaena galeata CCNP1313 genome segment AAACTCTATGTTATTCAAAATCGGAAGAAATGTTGAGATATTCAATTCGTTTATTAATTCACTATCTTAAGTACAAATCGATTCCTTCATTTTCTTGATTCATCTTTTATTTGTGCAACGCCCTGATACGATGACATTGAACGCGAAAGATCGTCCTGTTAATCCGATTCTGGTGGAGTCTCAGGGTAAAGTCGTGGAATCCCATGTTGCCGATCTTGATGCGGCAAATATTGCTAAGGCTGTAGAAATGTTAAACGCACAGCAAATCAAGCCTCTTGAAAATCAGAAATAACTATGTTTTACACTTTTCAGGTATTTGTTGAGTCTATCTCTATCAACGATACGAGTTAATCTTCTAACCAACTAAACAACTCACCCACTGTAAGCTGAAACGATTGTGCAAAGGATGGCACAGGCAAGCGATCGCTTTTAGTTTCAAACACAGCAATCGTGCGATCGCTAAAATAGACAAATACCAATTCCTCATCAGGATCGAGTAACCATCCCATCTCTGTACCATGATCTAAACAATAGAGAATATTCCGAATCACTTTTGTTTGGTTTTGATCTGGTGAAAGGATCTCGATTACCCAATTAGGAACAGACTCAAATAGATTGGATACTTTGCCGTCTTTATCCCTAGGAATGCGTTCCCAAGTAAAAACGGCGATGTCTGGAATGACCGAGCGATCGCCAAAATTACACCGCAACTCTGAATAAGCACGGGCAATTTTTTGAGGTTTGAGAGCTAGGTTAATTGCCGAGCCAAGGTCAAGCTGAACTGTACTGTGTTTTCCCTGTGGCATCGGCTTTTGGATAATCTCCCCATCAATAAATTCGCAAGCGGGTTTTGTCTCTGGTAATTTCAGAAACTCTTCAAGGGTTAAAGGTTTAACAGGAGTTTGAACCATTGCGATCGCCACTTTTAATGATGATTATAGACTACAAGCACTGTCGTTTATCGTCTCCATAGATTTTTAGAGCAGATTCAAGATAAAGTCCATATAGGTACAAAAACATGAAAAAGCTGTTACTCGTTGAATCTCCATCCAAGTGCAAAACCATCCAAGCCATCCTTGGCAGTGAATGGCAAGTGGAAGCTTCCTTTGGTCACTTTACGGAACTTGCTAAAGATGGTGAAGATAGCTTGGGCTTTACGATGCACAAGGATACCAACAAAATTGAATGCCGCTATCAATTGACGGAAGGTAAGGGTCAACAGGTAGTCTCTAAACTTCGGGCTGCGGTAAAGAATGCTTCAGAGGTGGTACTTGCTACCGATGGCGATCGCGAGGGTGAGGGAATTGCTTGGCATTTACAGCAGCAACTGCATCTGCGTAATCCCAAACGCGCTGTCTATAACCAGATTACACCTACGGCGGTTAGAGCCGCGATCGCTAATGCTCATCAGTTAGATTTAAACTTGATTTCCGCACAGCGAGCGAGACAATGTTTGGACAGGTTGATTGGATTTAAAGTTTCGCCACTTGTGCGTCGTACTAGTGGCGGTAGCTCGGCTGGTCGGGTGCAGTCAGTGGCTTTGCATATCGTCTGCCAACGTGAACGCGAGATTAATACCTTTGTGCCGATTACTTACTGGTCGGTATGGACGGAATATGCTGAAGGATTCACATCTTTCTATGCGGGTAGTAGTGAGATTGAGCCTGTGCTTGAGGATCAGGATGTCACCGATGATGCGGCGGAAG includes the following:
- a CDS encoding Uma2 family endonuclease — protein: MVQTPVKPLTLEEFLKLPETKPACEFIDGEIIQKPMPQGKHSTVQLDLGSAINLALKPQKIARAYSELRCNFGDRSVIPDIAVFTWERIPRDKDGKVSNLFESVPNWVIEILSPDQNQTKVIRNILYCLDHGTEMGWLLDPDEELVFVYFSDRTIAVFETKSDRLPVPSFAQSFQLTVGELFSWLED